GCACGAGACTTCGCCACGATTGCCCGACTGAGTGCCGAAGCCACACGCGCGATCGGCGTTCGACCGTGAGCGGCGTCGTCACACTCGGCGAGACCATGGGTCTGCTCGTGGCCGAAAACCCGGGGCCGCGTCCCACCGGGTTCAGACTCGGCATGGGTGGGGCGGAAAGCAACCTCGCCATCGGACTCGCGCGACTCGGGGTCGAATCCACGTGGATCGGCAGACTCGGATCTGACAGCACCGGTGACCTCATCGCGCGAGAACTGCGCGCCGAAGGGGTCACGTCACGGATCACCGTCGACCCGGATGCCCCGACCGGGCTCATGATGAAGAGCTGGCCGGTCGCCGGCCGCACGAGAGTCGAATACCACCGCCGCGGCAGCGCCGGGAGCAGGCTCGAGCCGGACGACATCGACGAAGAGGTCGTCGGCCGGGCATCCGTCGTCCACGTCACGGGGATCACACCAGCACTCTCGGAGACGGCGGGTGCCGCGGTGGATCGCGCCATCGAAATCGCATCGGGAGCGGGCATCCCGGTCTCCCTCGACATCAACCACCGCGCGTCGCTGTGGCGTGACCGTGACGCCGGCGCGGTTTACCGCTCCCTCGCGGCGCGCTCCACCATCCTTTTCGCCGGCGACGATGAGGCGCGACTTCTCGTCGACGGCGATAGCCCGGAGCAGCTCGCGGTCGCGCTCAGCGGACTCGGGCCCACCCGGGTTCTCGTCAA
This genomic window from Antiquaquibacter oligotrophicus contains:
- a CDS encoding sugar kinase codes for the protein MSGVVTLGETMGLLVAENPGPRPTGFRLGMGGAESNLAIGLARLGVESTWIGRLGSDSTGDLIARELRAEGVTSRITVDPDAPTGLMMKSWPVAGRTRVEYHRRGSAGSRLEPDDIDEEVVGRASVVHVTGITPALSETAGAAVDRAIEIASGAGIPVSLDINHRASLWRDRDAGAVYRSLAARSTILFAGDDEARLLVDGDSPEQLAVALSGLGPTRVLVKLGAEGCVALIDGDLFRVPAVPITPADTVGAGDAFAAGYLAEYVSGLSSEQALGTAVLAGAFACLGAGDWESLPHRQDLGFLDGSDPVQR